From Streptomyces durmitorensis, a single genomic window includes:
- a CDS encoding ParA family protein gives MNESTFAPGGGQPGTSERGQGPVGLEAVGSVAVRTFEARQKPQPTQPTSSAPQSMDGHHVNAMAGDRSGENTTHTQLADYEELPQGHFYDPDAEYEPDPEYAATLAPDAARQRRERIGPTGRPLPYFPIPGPLTDHGPAKIIAMCNQKGGVGKTTSTINLGAALAEYGRRVLLVDFDPQGALSVGLGVNPMELDLTVYNLLMERGMSADEVLLKTAVPNMDLLPSNIDLSAAEVQLVSEVARESTLQRALKPLMQDYDYIVIDCQPSLGLLTVNALTAAHKVIVPLECEFFALRGVALLTETIEKVQERLNPDLELDGILATMYDSRTVHSREVLARVVEAFDDHVYHTVIGRTVRFPETTVAGEPITTYASNSVGAAAYRQLAREVLARCHAE, from the coding sequence GTGAATGAGTCGACATTTGCTCCCGGGGGTGGTCAACCAGGAACCTCTGAGCGGGGCCAAGGACCCGTGGGGCTCGAGGCTGTCGGCTCCGTCGCTGTCCGCACCTTCGAAGCCCGCCAGAAACCGCAGCCGACGCAACCGACATCGTCTGCACCCCAGAGCATGGATGGCCATCACGTGAACGCCATGGCCGGCGACCGGAGTGGCGAGAACACCACCCACACCCAACTCGCCGACTACGAGGAACTGCCCCAGGGGCACTTCTACGACCCTGACGCCGAGTACGAGCCCGATCCCGAGTACGCGGCCACGCTGGCCCCGGACGCGGCCCGTCAGCGCCGTGAGCGCATCGGTCCCACGGGACGCCCGCTGCCGTACTTCCCGATTCCGGGTCCGCTGACCGATCACGGTCCCGCGAAGATCATCGCGATGTGCAACCAGAAGGGCGGCGTGGGCAAGACGACGTCGACCATCAACCTGGGTGCCGCGCTCGCGGAGTACGGACGCCGGGTCCTGCTGGTCGACTTCGACCCGCAGGGCGCCCTCTCGGTGGGCCTCGGGGTGAACCCGATGGAGCTGGACCTGACGGTCTACAACCTGCTCATGGAGCGGGGCATGTCGGCCGACGAGGTGCTGCTGAAGACGGCGGTCCCGAACATGGACCTGCTGCCCAGCAACATCGACCTGTCGGCCGCCGAAGTGCAGTTGGTGAGCGAGGTCGCGCGCGAGTCCACGCTGCAGCGGGCGTTGAAGCCGCTGATGCAGGACTACGACTACATCGTGATCGACTGTCAGCCCTCGCTCGGCCTGCTCACCGTGAACGCCCTGACGGCGGCTCACAAGGTGATCGTGCCGCTCGAGTGCGAGTTCTTCGCGCTGCGCGGTGTGGCCCTGCTGACGGAGACCATCGAGAAGGTCCAGGAGCGGCTCAACCCCGACCTGGAGCTCGACGGCATCCTGGCCACCATGTACGACTCCCGCACGGTGCACAGCCGTGAGGTGCTCGCGCGGGTGGTCGAGGCCTTCGACGATCACGTGTACCACACGGTGATCGGACGCACGGTCCGCTTCCCGGAGACCACGGTCGCCGGTGAGCCGATCACGACGTACGCATCGAACTCGGTCGGCGCGGCCGCTTATCGCCAGCTCGCCAGGGAGGTGCTCGCCCGGTGTCACGCCGAGTGA
- a CDS encoding segregation and condensation protein A: MPLNDDSALPARRRALGRGPGSAPAEPEPEPESVPEPEPEPEPETAPEPVPESSAEPDDGRFKVRLANFEGPFDLLLQLISKHKMDVTEVALSTVTDEFMAHIRAMGPDWDLDQTTEFLVVAATLLDLKAARLLPSAEVEDEADLALLEARDLLFARLLQYRAYKQIADIFSGRLDDEARRYPRTVGLEAHHAELLPEVVISIGAAGFAALAVKAMQPRAKPQVYVDHIHAPLVSVQEQAGLVVARLRERGEVSFQVLVEDAGDTLTVVARFLALLELYREKAVELDQETALGELMVRWTGGDGDGEPTVTDEFDRAPDPPGETSEETVT, encoded by the coding sequence ATGCCCCTGAACGACGATTCCGCACTGCCTGCCCGCCGCCGCGCCCTGGGGCGCGGTCCTGGGTCGGCTCCCGCGGAGCCCGAACCGGAGCCGGAGTCGGTCCCCGAACCGGAACCAGAACCGGAACCGGAGACGGCCCCGGAGCCGGTGCCGGAGTCGTCCGCCGAGCCTGACGACGGCAGGTTCAAGGTCCGGCTCGCCAACTTCGAGGGCCCCTTCGATCTGCTGCTTCAGCTCATCTCGAAGCACAAGATGGACGTCACCGAGGTCGCGCTGTCCACGGTGACCGATGAGTTCATGGCGCACATCCGGGCCATGGGGCCCGACTGGGACCTGGACCAGACCACCGAGTTCCTCGTGGTCGCCGCCACCCTGCTCGACCTCAAGGCGGCCCGCCTTCTGCCCTCCGCGGAGGTCGAGGACGAGGCGGATCTCGCGCTGCTCGAAGCGCGGGACCTGCTTTTCGCGCGGCTTCTGCAGTACCGCGCGTACAAGCAGATCGCCGACATCTTCAGCGGGCGTCTCGACGACGAGGCCCGGCGCTATCCGCGGACCGTGGGCCTGGAGGCCCACCACGCCGAGCTGCTGCCCGAAGTCGTCATCAGCATCGGCGCGGCGGGGTTCGCCGCGCTGGCCGTGAAGGCGATGCAGCCCCGCGCGAAGCCCCAGGTGTACGTCGACCACATCCATGCCCCGCTGGTCTCCGTGCAGGAGCAGGCCGGTCTGGTCGTGGCCCGGCTGCGGGAGCGGGGCGAGGTCAGCTTCCAGGTGCTCGTCGAGGACGCGGGGGACACCCTCACGGTCGTCGCCCGTTTCCTGGCCCTCCTGGAGCTGTACCGCGAGAAGGCCGTGGAGCTGGACCAGGAGACCGCCCTGGGCGAGCTGATGGTGCGGTGGACCGGCGGGGACGGCGACGGGGAGCCGACGGTGACCGACGAGTTCGACCGCGCACCCGATCCGCCGGGTGAGACGAGTGAGGAGACGGTCACATGA
- the scpB gene encoding SMC-Scp complex subunit ScpB codes for MSVESPAGDLAGAVADLELRPALEAVLMVVDEPATEEHLAKVLDRPRRQVADALRELADEYTVQRRGFELRLVAGGWRFYTRPEYSAAVERFVLDGQQARLTQAALETLAVVAYRQPVSRSRVSAVRGVNCDGVMRTLLQRGLVEEAGAEPETGAILYRTTNYFLERMGLRGLDELPELAPFLPEAEAIEAETLEGVPSFDPDAPDAPGDEYTERTVD; via the coding sequence ATGAGTGTGGAGAGTCCCGCGGGAGATCTGGCCGGTGCCGTCGCCGACCTGGAGCTGCGGCCCGCCCTGGAAGCCGTCCTCATGGTCGTCGACGAACCGGCCACGGAGGAGCACCTCGCCAAGGTCCTCGACCGGCCCCGGCGGCAGGTCGCCGACGCACTGCGGGAGCTCGCCGACGAGTACACCGTGCAGCGCCGGGGCTTCGAGCTGCGGCTCGTGGCCGGCGGCTGGCGGTTCTACACGCGGCCCGAGTACTCCGCGGCCGTCGAGCGCTTCGTGCTGGACGGGCAGCAGGCACGGCTCACCCAGGCGGCTCTGGAGACCCTCGCGGTCGTCGCGTACCGCCAGCCGGTCAGCCGTTCCCGGGTCTCCGCGGTGCGCGGGGTGAACTGTGACGGCGTGATGCGGACGCTCCTCCAGAGGGGTCTGGTGGAGGAGGCGGGCGCGGAACCCGAAACAGGTGCGATCCTGTACAGGACGACGAACTACTTTCTGGAGCGGATGGGCCTGCGTGGCCTGGACGAGCTCCCGGAGCTGGCGCCCTTCCTCCCCGAGGCGGAGGCGATCGAGGCCGAGACGCTGGAAGGCGTTCCGTCGTTCGACCCGGACGCACCCGATGCGCCGGGTGACGAGTACACCGAGCGCACAGTCGACTAA
- a CDS encoding pseudouridine synthase, producing MRSSNGRNSSGNNGGSRGGNSGSRGSSGGRPTGGGRGSGGGRPSGGGRPSGGGRDYRGSGNSPDRQGRGAGGARDDQAAPKRESKPRPEERRYDVGGDASRKGRGAAARGGAKGGPRAPQGSDRGTRRGAGAPATSREYDARQEERNRERYAGKPKVSPPKTFPGAEQEGERLQKVLARAGYGSRRACEELVEQARVEVNGEIVMEQGLRVQPERDEIKVDGLTVATQSYQFFALNKPAGVVSTMEDTEGRQCLGDYVTNRETRLFHVGRLDTETEGVILLTNHGELAHRLTHPKYGVKKVYLAHIVGPIPRDLGKQLKDGIQLEDGYARADHFRVVEQTGKNYLVEVTLHEGRKHIVRRMLAEAGFPVDKLVRTSFGPITLGDQKSGWLRRMSNTEVGMLMQEVDL from the coding sequence ATGCGAAGCAGCAACGGCAGGAACAGCAGCGGAAACAACGGCGGGAGCCGTGGTGGCAACAGCGGCAGCCGTGGCAGCAGCGGTGGGCGCCCGACCGGCGGAGGCCGCGGGAGTGGCGGCGGCCGCCCGAGCGGCGGTGGGCGCCCGAGCGGTGGCGGCCGTGACTACCGGGGTTCCGGCAACAGCCCCGACCGGCAGGGTCGCGGCGCCGGTGGCGCGCGCGACGACCAGGCCGCCCCGAAGCGGGAGAGCAAGCCCCGTCCCGAGGAGCGCCGCTACGACGTGGGCGGCGACGCCTCCCGCAAGGGCCGTGGCGCGGCCGCGCGCGGTGGCGCCAAGGGCGGCCCCAGGGCCCCTCAGGGCTCGGACAGGGGCACCCGGCGCGGCGCGGGGGCTCCCGCGACGTCCCGCGAGTACGACGCGCGGCAGGAAGAGCGCAACCGCGAGCGGTACGCGGGCAAGCCGAAGGTCAGCCCGCCCAAGACCTTCCCGGGCGCCGAGCAGGAGGGCGAGCGGCTGCAGAAGGTCCTCGCCCGTGCTGGCTACGGCTCGCGCCGTGCCTGCGAGGAGCTCGTCGAGCAGGCCCGTGTCGAGGTCAACGGCGAGATCGTGATGGAGCAGGGCCTGCGGGTCCAGCCGGAGCGGGACGAGATCAAGGTCGACGGCCTGACGGTCGCCACCCAGTCGTACCAGTTCTTCGCACTGAACAAGCCCGCCGGCGTCGTCTCCACCATGGAGGACACCGAGGGCCGCCAGTGCCTGGGCGACTACGTGACCAACCGCGAGACGCGGCTTTTCCACGTGGGGCGTCTGGACACGGAGACCGAGGGCGTCATCCTGCTCACCAACCACGGTGAGCTGGCCCACCGGCTCACGCACCCGAAGTACGGCGTGAAGAAGGTCTACCTCGCGCACATCGTGGGCCCGATCCCGCGCGACCTGGGCAAGCAGCTCAAGGACGGCATCCAGCTCGAGGACGGGTACGCCCGCGCGGACCACTTCCGCGTCGTCGAGCAGACCGGCAAGAACTACCTGGTCGAGGTGACGCTGCACGAGGGCCGCAAGCACATCGTGCGCCGCATGCTCGCGGAGGCCGGCTTCCCGGTCGACAAGCTGGTGCGGACGTCCTTCGGGCCGATCACTCTCGGCGACCAGAAGTCGGGTTGGCTGCGCAGGATGTCGAACACCGAGGTCGGCATGCTGATGCAGGAAGTCGACCTCTAG
- a CDS encoding NUDIX hydrolase produces the protein MQDYDKYAFEPFAVTVDLAVLTIRAGRLHVLLVERGQEPYLGRWALPGGFVLPEESAETAAGRELAEETGLADSDGLHLEQLRTYSEPGRDPRMRVVSVAFAALVPDPPAVHAGSDAARAEWLAYGTQGPLAFDHDRILADAHDRVCAKFEYTGLATAFCPPEFTLGELRQVYETVWGAELDPANFRRKVLGTSGFVEAIPGAARLTGGRGKPAALYRAGPATSLHPPLLRPTATPSEGQPS, from the coding sequence ATGCAGGACTACGACAAGTACGCCTTCGAGCCGTTCGCCGTCACCGTCGACCTCGCCGTCCTCACCATCCGCGCGGGCCGCCTGCACGTGCTGCTCGTCGAGCGCGGCCAGGAGCCGTACCTGGGCCGCTGGGCGCTGCCCGGCGGATTCGTGCTGCCCGAGGAGTCGGCCGAGACGGCGGCCGGACGGGAGCTCGCGGAGGAGACCGGCCTCGCGGACAGCGACGGGCTCCACCTGGAGCAGCTGCGCACCTACAGCGAACCGGGCCGCGATCCGCGGATGCGCGTCGTCTCCGTCGCCTTCGCGGCGCTCGTGCCCGATCCGCCCGCCGTGCACGCGGGCAGCGACGCGGCCCGCGCGGAGTGGCTCGCGTACGGCACCCAGGGCCCGCTCGCCTTCGACCACGACCGGATCCTCGCCGACGCCCACGACCGCGTCTGCGCCAAGTTCGAGTACACCGGCCTCGCCACCGCCTTCTGCCCGCCCGAGTTCACCCTCGGCGAGCTGCGGCAGGTCTACGAGACGGTGTGGGGCGCCGAGCTCGACCCGGCCAACTTCCGGCGCAAGGTGCTCGGCACGTCCGGCTTCGTCGAGGCGATCCCCGGGGCCGCGCGCCTCACCGGCGGCCGCGGCAAACCGGCGGCCCTGTACCGCGCGGGCCCGGCCACCTCCCTGCACCCGCCCCTGCTCCGCCCCACGGCCACTCCCTCGGAAGGACAGCCCTCATGA
- a CDS encoding ADP-ribosylglycohydrolase family protein: MKRAATGSLMGLALGDALGFPTEFNDVPSILAKCGPWREMELPRPAIVTDDTQMTLALGRGLRTAMGRGLLGPRRMERPVREEFVEWYQSPENNRAPGNTCLKACYLLKTGKPWEEASQVHSKGCGANMRVAPIGLVPGLSDEQRSGAAQLQSALTHGHPTALAASDLTAHAVRLLAQGAEPTGLVGLLRSYAYENRETYRAHWLGELWTRGGDPTPGAFIARGWDECLAVLERLEAALRHTNPETDPCLATGEGWIAEEALATGLLCFLQFVDEPLTALRRAACTSGDSDSIACLAGAFAGAHLGADAWPAAWAERIEYRAELLALGALWDGGAGA; the protein is encoded by the coding sequence ATGAAGCGTGCCGCCACCGGATCCCTCATGGGCCTCGCCCTCGGGGACGCGCTCGGCTTCCCGACCGAGTTCAACGACGTACCGTCGATCCTCGCCAAGTGCGGGCCCTGGCGGGAGATGGAGCTGCCCCGGCCCGCGATCGTCACGGACGACACGCAGATGACGCTCGCGCTCGGCCGTGGCCTGCGTACCGCCATGGGCCGTGGGCTGCTCGGGCCCAGGCGGATGGAGCGGCCGGTGCGCGAGGAGTTCGTGGAGTGGTACCAGTCGCCGGAGAACAACCGCGCCCCCGGCAACACCTGCCTGAAGGCCTGCTACCTCCTCAAGACCGGCAAGCCGTGGGAGGAGGCGAGCCAGGTGCACTCCAAGGGCTGCGGCGCCAACATGCGCGTCGCGCCCATCGGGCTCGTCCCCGGCCTGAGCGACGAGCAGCGATCGGGCGCCGCCCAGCTGCAGTCCGCGCTCACCCACGGCCACCCGACGGCGCTCGCCGCTTCGGACCTCACGGCGCACGCCGTGCGGCTGCTCGCCCAGGGCGCCGAGCCGACGGGGCTCGTGGGGCTGCTGCGCTCCTACGCGTACGAGAACCGCGAGACGTACCGCGCGCACTGGCTCGGCGAGCTGTGGACGCGCGGAGGTGATCCGACGCCGGGGGCGTTCATCGCGCGCGGCTGGGACGAGTGCCTGGCCGTCCTCGAACGCCTGGAGGCCGCGCTGAGGCACACCAACCCGGAGACCGACCCCTGCCTGGCCACGGGCGAGGGCTGGATCGCCGAAGAGGCGCTCGCCACGGGGCTGCTGTGCTTCCTGCAATTCGTGGACGAGCCCCTCACCGCCCTGCGCAGGGCCGCCTGCACCTCGGGCGACTCCGACTCGATCGCCTGCCTGGCCGGAGCGTTCGCGGGCGCCCACCTGGGCGCTGACGCCTGGCCCGCCGCGTGGGCCGAGCGGATCGAGTACCGCGCGGAGCTGCTTGCGCTCGGGGCGCTCTGGGACGGGGGCGCGGGCGCCTAG